Proteins encoded within one genomic window of Polaribacter sp. NJDZ03:
- a CDS encoding nucleotide sugar dehydrogenase — MSKIKIGIIGLGYVGLPLARLFATKFSVVGFDINQTRVEELKQGKDVTREISKDLLDKVILTENNNDLGLFVTSSLEELKECNYYVVTVPTPVDKNNRPVLTPLIKASETVGSVMKKGDIVIYESTVYPGATEEDCVPILERVSGLVFNKDFFVGYSPERINPGDKKHTVEKILKVTSGSTKEVGEKVNDLYASVITAGTHLAPSIKVAEAAKVIENSQRDINIAFVNELAKIFGLMDINTQDVLKAAGTKWNFLPFKPGLVGGHCIGVDPYYLAQKAQEYGYHPEIILAGRRVNDGMGRYVASEVAKLMIQRDVEVKGAEVLVLGITFKENCPDVRNTKAVDLIYELKEYGANVTIFDPHANAAEVQREYQLESSTVLPKKKFDAVILVVAHKEFLSLDFADIKKEKSIVYDVKNFLDSKLVDKSL, encoded by the coding sequence ATGAGTAAAATTAAAATAGGTATTATTGGTTTGGGCTATGTTGGCTTACCATTAGCAAGGCTTTTTGCAACAAAATTTTCTGTTGTTGGTTTTGATATCAATCAAACTAGGGTAGAAGAATTGAAGCAAGGTAAAGATGTTACTAGAGAGATTTCTAAAGATCTTTTAGATAAAGTGATTCTTACTGAAAATAACAATGATTTAGGGTTGTTTGTAACTTCTAGTTTAGAAGAATTAAAAGAATGTAATTATTATGTTGTTACGGTTCCTACGCCAGTAGATAAAAATAATAGACCTGTTTTAACGCCTTTAATAAAAGCAAGTGAAACGGTTGGAAGCGTTATGAAAAAAGGAGATATCGTCATTTATGAATCTACGGTATATCCTGGTGCAACAGAAGAAGACTGTGTGCCTATTTTAGAAAGAGTTTCTGGTTTGGTGTTTAATAAAGACTTTTTTGTGGGGTATTCTCCAGAAAGAATAAACCCGGGAGATAAAAAGCACACCGTAGAAAAAATATTAAAAGTTACCTCTGGTTCTACAAAAGAAGTAGGCGAAAAAGTGAATGATTTATATGCTTCTGTAATTACTGCAGGTACACATTTAGCACCTTCAATTAAAGTTGCTGAAGCTGCAAAAGTGATAGAGAATTCTCAGAGAGATATTAATATTGCATTTGTAAATGAGTTGGCTAAGATTTTTGGATTAATGGATATCAATACACAAGATGTTTTAAAAGCTGCGGGAACAAAATGGAACTTTTTACCTTTTAAACCAGGTTTAGTTGGTGGACACTGTATTGGTGTAGATCCTTATTATTTAGCTCAAAAAGCACAAGAATATGGGTATCATCCAGAAATAATTTTGGCAGGTAGACGTGTAAATGATGGAATGGGGAGATATGTTGCTTCTGAGGTTGCTAAGTTGATGATTCAGAGAGATGTTGAAGTAAAAGGAGCTGAAGTTTTAGTTTTAGGAATTACTTTTAAAGAGAATTGTCCGGATGTTAGAAATACAAAGGCAGTAGATCTTATTTATGAATTAAAAGAATACGGAGCTAATGTAACTATTTTTGATCCTCATGCAAATGCTGCGGAAGTTCAAAGAGAGTATCAGTTAGAGTCTAGTACTGTTTTACCTAAAAAGAAATTTGATGCTGTTATTTTAGTTGTTGCTCACAAAGAGTTTCTTAGCTTGGATTTTGCTGACATAAAAAAAGAAAAATCAATAGTATACGATGTAAAGAATTTCTTAGATTCTAAACTCGTAGATAAATCACTATAA
- a CDS encoding SDR family oxidoreductase translates to MDIKLSGKKILVTGGAGFIGSNLCEVLLEKKNTVVCLDNFSTGKRENIEHLKENPNFTLINGDIRSLEDCKLAASGVDYILHQAALGSVPRSIKDPITTNDVNVTGFLNMLVAARDNDVKRFVFAASSSTYGDSESLPKVEDVIGKPLSPYAVTKYVNELYADVFGKTYGLETIGLRYFNVFGRKQDANGAYAAVIPKFVSQFMNLESPVVNGDGSFSRDFTYIDNVIEANLLSLVADKEAANEIYNVAFGDRNTLIHLCDSLKEYLSKYNSKIKDVEVVFGPNRIGDIPHSHADISKAKKLLNYNPKFSLKEGLKESIDWYWKNLKDE, encoded by the coding sequence ATGGATATAAAATTATCAGGAAAAAAAATACTTGTTACAGGTGGAGCTGGTTTTATCGGTTCTAATCTTTGCGAGGTTTTACTTGAGAAAAAGAATACAGTAGTCTGTTTAGATAATTTCTCTACAGGGAAAAGAGAGAATATTGAACATTTAAAAGAAAACCCGAATTTTACGTTAATTAATGGGGATATTAGAAGTTTAGAAGACTGTAAGTTGGCTGCTTCTGGAGTAGATTATATTTTGCACCAAGCAGCACTGGGTTCTGTGCCAAGATCTATTAAAGATCCTATTACTACCAATGATGTTAATGTTACTGGTTTTTTAAATATGTTAGTTGCGGCAAGGGATAATGATGTAAAAAGATTTGTGTTTGCAGCAAGTTCGTCTACGTATGGAGATTCTGAATCGTTACCAAAAGTAGAAGACGTAATAGGGAAACCTTTATCTCCTTATGCGGTTACCAAATATGTAAATGAATTATATGCAGATGTTTTTGGTAAAACGTATGGTTTAGAAACAATTGGCTTAAGATATTTTAATGTTTTTGGTAGAAAGCAAGATGCTAATGGAGCGTATGCAGCAGTAATACCTAAGTTTGTAAGTCAGTTTATGAATTTAGAATCTCCTGTTGTAAATGGAGATGGTTCTTTTTCTAGAGATTTTACGTACATAGACAACGTTATTGAGGCAAACTTACTAAGTTTAGTAGCAGATAAAGAGGCTGCTAATGAAATATACAACGTAGCATTTGGAGATAGAAATACTTTAATACATTTATGTGATTCTTTAAAGGAATACTTATCTAAGTATAATTCTAAAATTAAGGATGTAGAAGTTGTTTTTGGTCCTAATAGAATTGGAGACATTCCGCATTCTCATGCAGATATATCAAAAGCTAAGAAATTATTAAATTATAACCCAAAATTTTCTTTAAAAGAAGGATTAAAAGAATCAATAGATTGGTATTGGAAAAACTTAAAGGATGAGTAA
- a CDS encoding folylpolyglutamate synthase/dihydrofolate synthase family protein, whose product MTYKQTLDWMFAQLPMYQREGKTAFKKDLTNTLALSKELQFPEKKFKSIHVGGTNGKGSTSHMLASILQEAGYKVGLYTSPHLKNFTERIRINGFEIPETKVSSFIKEHKGFLEKQRLSFFEMTVGLAFDYFAEEKVDIAIIEVGLGGRLDSTNIITPEVSVITNIGLDHTQFLGETLPEIAFEKAGIIKMNVPVVIGEEQQAVKKVFIGKAEECKASICFASDDGKSYQTDLLGDYQKKNTKTAVAAIQKLKGFTISTENIEQGLLKVVENTNLKGRWQILQEQPKVICDTAHNKDGLSIVLKQLEKESFKKIHFVLGVVSDKKLEEVLPLFPKDAHYYYCKPDIPRGMCEAVLQEQAKEFHLIGKKYPSVKEAFEDALLNANQADIIYVGGSTFVVAEII is encoded by the coding sequence ATGACTTATAAACAAACATTAGATTGGATGTTTGCACAATTACCGATGTACCAAAGAGAAGGTAAAACAGCATTCAAAAAAGATTTAACCAATACTTTAGCGCTTTCTAAAGAATTGCAGTTCCCAGAAAAAAAGTTCAAATCAATTCATGTTGGTGGTACCAACGGAAAAGGATCTACAAGCCACATGTTGGCCTCTATTTTACAAGAAGCAGGTTACAAGGTGGGTTTGTATACTTCGCCTCACTTAAAGAATTTTACAGAAAGAATTAGAATCAATGGTTTTGAAATTCCTGAAACAAAAGTTTCATCTTTTATAAAAGAACATAAAGGTTTTTTAGAAAAACAAAGACTGTCTTTTTTTGAAATGACGGTGGGTTTGGCTTTTGATTATTTCGCAGAAGAAAAAGTAGACATTGCTATTATAGAAGTCGGTTTGGGAGGAAGATTAGATTCTACGAACATTATTACTCCAGAGGTTTCTGTAATTACCAATATTGGTTTAGATCATACGCAGTTTTTGGGAGAGACCTTGCCTGAAATCGCTTTTGAAAAAGCAGGTATTATTAAAATGAATGTTCCTGTGGTAATAGGAGAGGAGCAACAAGCTGTTAAAAAGGTTTTTATCGGGAAAGCGGAAGAATGCAAAGCGTCTATTTGTTTTGCTTCGGATGATGGTAAAAGTTATCAAACAGATTTGTTAGGCGATTATCAAAAGAAAAATACAAAAACAGCTGTTGCAGCCATTCAAAAATTAAAAGGATTCACGATATCTACAGAAAACATCGAACAAGGATTGTTGAAGGTTGTTGAGAATACCAATTTAAAAGGTAGGTGGCAGATTTTACAAGAGCAACCAAAAGTAATTTGCGATACTGCGCATAATAAAGATGGTTTAAGTATTGTTTTAAAGCAATTAGAAAAAGAATCATTTAAAAAGATACATTTTGTTTTAGGGGTTGTTTCGGATAAGAAATTAGAAGAGGTTTTACCACTTTTTCCTAAAGACGCACATTATTATTATTGTAAACCAGATATTCCAAGAGGTATGTGTGAGGCTGTTTTGCAAGAACAAGCAAAAGAATTTCATTTAATTGGAAAAAAATATCCTTCGGTAAAAGAAGCCTTTGAAGACGCGTTACTGAATGCAAATCAGGCAGATATCATTTATGTAGGAGGAAGTACTTTTGTGGTAGCTGAAATTATTTAA
- a CDS encoding energy transducer TonB — MQILNTTHKRKSAVITAVILVLVIFGILNYGMHYLDPPEEYGLAINFGTSEVGSGEPVEDTKKISAPEVVEEEVVEKEVVEEVVKETPQEVVKEDIITEETSKEVPVVEKVKEVVKEPVKKVVEKVKEVVKPVEKEVVKEIPKEKPKPSKATQDALNNLLNGNSSDGKPQGEGDDAKPGVKGKETGDPASSKYYGNTGSGDGGDYNLAGRRALSKPKVQPDCQEEGTVVVQIQVDKNGKVIFTKPGYKGSTNTAPCLLKAAKEAALSTKWNPDDNAPANQVGTIIYKFTLSQ; from the coding sequence ATGCAAATACTAAATACAACACATAAACGTAAATCTGCTGTAATTACAGCGGTTATTCTGGTGCTTGTTATTTTCGGAATTCTAAATTACGGAATGCATTATTTAGATCCTCCGGAAGAGTACGGATTGGCTATTAACTTTGGAACCTCAGAAGTTGGGAGTGGAGAACCTGTAGAAGATACAAAGAAAATTTCTGCACCAGAAGTGGTAGAGGAAGAAGTTGTAGAAAAAGAGGTGGTAGAAGAAGTTGTAAAAGAAACTCCGCAAGAAGTGGTGAAAGAAGATATTATTACGGAAGAGACTTCAAAAGAGGTTCCTGTCGTAGAAAAGGTGAAAGAAGTAGTGAAAGAACCTGTTAAAAAGGTTGTAGAAAAAGTGAAAGAGGTTGTAAAACCCGTGGAGAAGGAGGTTGTTAAAGAAATTCCGAAAGAAAAGCCGAAACCATCTAAAGCAACTCAAGATGCGTTGAATAATTTATTAAACGGAAATTCTTCTGATGGAAAACCACAAGGAGAAGGAGATGATGCAAAACCAGGTGTAAAAGGAAAAGAAACTGGTGATCCGGCTTCTTCTAAGTACTATGGAAATACCGGAAGTGGTGATGGAGGTGATTATAATTTAGCTGGTAGAAGAGCACTATCTAAACCAAAAGTGCAACCCGATTGTCAGGAAGAAGGTACTGTTGTGGTGCAAATTCAAGTAGACAAAAACGGAAAAGTAATTTTTACAAAACCAGGGTATAAAGGAAGTACTAATACTGCACCTTGTTTACTTAAAGCAGCAAAAGAAGCGGCCTTAAGTACTAAGTGGAATCCTGATGATAATGCACCAGCAAATCAAGTGGGGACTATTATTTATAAGTTTACTTTGTCTCAATAA
- a CDS encoding biopolymer transporter ExbD, with translation MNLRGRNKVDPTFNMSSMTDIVFLLLIFFMLTSTLVTVSAIDVLLPKAGGKTENSKSVAVSITNESLFYIDKTKVSSASLESEILKSVGADKKKTIIIRGDKDVPYKNVMQVIDIANKNKLKMILAVKGK, from the coding sequence ATGAATTTACGCGGAAGAAATAAAGTAGATCCTACATTCAATATGTCATCAATGACAGATATTGTTTTTCTATTATTGATATTTTTTATGCTTACCTCTACATTGGTTACTGTAAGTGCTATTGATGTTTTATTGCCAAAAGCAGGAGGGAAAACAGAGAATAGTAAATCTGTTGCAGTGTCTATTACTAATGAGTCGTTGTTTTATATTGATAAAACAAAAGTGAGTTCGGCAAGTTTAGAAAGTGAAATTCTAAAAAGTGTTGGAGCCGATAAAAAGAAGACAATTATTATTAGAGGGGATAAAGATGTACCTTATAAAAATGTAATGCAGGTAATTGATATTGCAAATAAGAACAAGTTAAAAATGATTTTAGCTGTAAAAGGCAAGTAA
- a CDS encoding MotA/TolQ/ExbB proton channel family protein, whose product MLLFFQENKEVLEEVVSEEKTLSIYKLIMDGGLGGQIILALLFVLLAVAIYIYFERFFAIKAASKMDENFMNQIKDFVSNGKLESADALCKSKNTPTARLIGKGISRIGKPLDDINTAIETAGKLEVYQLEKNVSVLATIAGAAPMIGFLGTVIGMIVAIHEIANAGGQIDIKLLSDGLYTAMTTTVGGLIVGIIAYITYNHLVVRTDKVIYQMEAKSVEFLDLLNEPV is encoded by the coding sequence ATGTTGTTGTTTTTTCAAGAGAATAAAGAGGTTTTAGAAGAGGTTGTTTCGGAAGAAAAAACACTTTCTATCTATAAATTAATTATGGATGGTGGTTTAGGAGGTCAAATAATTTTAGCACTACTTTTTGTGTTGTTGGCTGTAGCGATATATATTTATTTTGAAAGATTCTTTGCTATAAAAGCAGCGTCAAAAATGGATGAGAATTTTATGAATCAAATTAAAGATTTTGTTTCTAATGGAAAATTAGAATCTGCAGATGCGCTTTGTAAAAGTAAAAACACACCAACAGCAAGATTAATTGGAAAAGGAATTTCTAGAATAGGAAAACCTTTAGATGATATTAATACCGCAATTGAAACAGCAGGGAAGTTAGAAGTTTATCAATTAGAAAAGAATGTAAGTGTTTTAGCAACAATTGCTGGAGCGGCACCAATGATTGGTTTTTTAGGAACCGTAATCGGTATGATTGTTGCCATTCATGAAATTGCAAATGCAGGTGGTCAAATAGATATTAAATTGCTTTCAGATGGTTTGTATACAGCAATGACAACAACAGTTGGAGGGTTAATTGTGGGTATTATAGCGTACATAACCTATAATCATTTAGTGGTAAGAACAGATAAAGTAATTTATCAAATGGAAGCAAAATCTGTTGAGTTCTTAGATTTATTAAACGAACCAGTATAA
- a CDS encoding Glu/Leu/Phe/Val dehydrogenase dimerization domain-containing protein produces the protein MKELLKIYENKQPEIVFNWKDPETEAEGWVVINSLRGGAAGGGTRMRKGLNMNEVLSLAKTMEVKFTVSGPAIGGAKSGINFDPSDPRKRGVLERWYKAVTPLLKHYYGTGGDLNVDADKDVIPITESCGVWHPQEGIFNGHFKPTEADKINRIGQLRMGVIKVIEDKTFSPDLSRKYTVADMLTGYGVAEAVKHYYAIYGGEIKGKRAIIQGFGNVGAAAAYYLTQLGAKVVGIIDRDGGVIDEDGFTMQEMTALFLAKDGNQLVSDDMIPFEEINEKIWSLPAEIFVPAAASRLVSQDQVQRMIDTGLEVISPGANVPFADKEIFFGPIMEYTDEHLSLLPDFISNCGIARVFAYLMESKVALPMQDKAIFNDTSNIIKKALQRTFKRSASKTKICSTAFEIALKQLI, from the coding sequence ATGAAAGAATTATTAAAAATATACGAGAATAAGCAACCAGAAATCGTTTTTAATTGGAAAGATCCAGAAACGGAAGCAGAAGGTTGGGTAGTGATCAACTCTTTAAGAGGTGGTGCCGCTGGTGGTGGTACAAGAATGAGAAAAGGGTTGAATATGAATGAGGTTTTGTCTCTGGCAAAAACAATGGAGGTGAAATTTACAGTTTCTGGTCCTGCAATTGGAGGTGCAAAATCTGGTATTAATTTTGATCCGAGTGACCCAAGAAAAAGAGGTGTTTTAGAGCGTTGGTATAAAGCTGTTACGCCGTTGTTAAAACATTATTACGGAACAGGAGGAGATTTAAATGTAGATGCAGATAAAGATGTAATTCCAATCACAGAAAGTTGTGGAGTTTGGCATCCGCAAGAAGGAATTTTTAACGGACATTTTAAACCGACAGAAGCAGATAAAATAAATAGAATTGGTCAATTACGTATGGGCGTAATTAAGGTGATTGAAGATAAAACTTTTTCGCCAGATTTGTCTAGAAAATATACGGTGGCAGATATGTTAACTGGTTATGGAGTGGCAGAAGCAGTGAAGCATTATTATGCAATTTACGGAGGAGAAATAAAAGGAAAAAGAGCAATTATTCAAGGGTTTGGAAATGTGGGGGCTGCGGCAGCTTATTATTTAACCCAGTTGGGTGCTAAGGTTGTGGGGATTATAGATAGAGATGGAGGAGTTATAGATGAAGATGGGTTTACGATGCAAGAAATGACCGCATTGTTTTTGGCGAAAGATGGAAATCAATTAGTGTCTGATGATATGATTCCTTTTGAAGAAATTAATGAAAAAATATGGAGCCTGCCTGCAGAAATATTTGTGCCGGCTGCTGCTTCTAGATTGGTTTCTCAAGATCAGGTTCAACGAATGATAGATACTGGTTTAGAGGTGATTTCTCCGGGAGCGAATGTTCCGTTTGCAGACAAGGAAATTTTCTTTGGTCCAATTATGGAATATACAGATGAACATTTAAGTTTATTACCAGATTTTATTTCAAACTGTGGTATTGCAAGAGTTTTTGCCTATTTAATGGAATCAAAAGTAGCTTTGCCTATGCAGGATAAAGCGATTTTTAATGATACCTCAAATATTATAAAGAAAGCATTGCAAAGAACTTTTAAAAGAAGTGCGTCTAAAACAAAAATTTGTTCAACGGCATTTGAAATTGCTTTAAAGCAATTAATTTAA
- a CDS encoding anhydro-N-acetylmuramic acid kinase codes for MNIDEVFIIGVMSGTSLDGIDLVYVRFDKNKYQDFSILYSKTVSYSEKWKATLQDAIHFSSDDLSILDVNYGKLLGEEIAVFVDEFQIEKIDFIASHGHTVLHQPENGVTLQVGDGQTIADVTHQKVICDFRTQDVNLGGQGAPLVPIGDELLFSDYDYCLNLGGFSNISFHEDGKRIAYDVCPVNIVLNKYAKELGFEYDDKGQIAANGTYLMQLESDLRLLDYYQQKPPKSLGLEWVQKEIFPRLESIKRKPEDLLRTFTDHVAWAIAAVLPKNARVLVTGGGAFNEYLINKVRAEKEVELIVPGHQLINFKEALIFAFLGLLKSQGKVNCLSSVTGASENHSSGEVFYPKL; via the coding sequence ATGAATATTGATGAGGTTTTTATAATAGGGGTAATGTCTGGAACGTCTCTAGATGGTATTGATTTGGTGTATGTTCGGTTTGATAAAAATAAGTATCAAGATTTTAGTATTTTATACTCAAAAACGGTTTCGTATTCAGAGAAATGGAAAGCTACTTTACAGGATGCAATTCATTTTTCTTCGGATGATTTAAGTATTCTGGATGTAAATTATGGAAAACTTTTAGGTGAGGAGATTGCTGTTTTTGTTGATGAGTTTCAGATTGAAAAAATCGATTTTATTGCGTCTCATGGGCATACAGTTTTGCATCAGCCAGAAAATGGAGTTACACTTCAGGTGGGAGATGGGCAAACAATTGCAGATGTTACTCATCAAAAAGTTATTTGCGATTTTAGAACACAAGACGTTAATTTAGGAGGACAAGGAGCGCCTTTGGTGCCAATTGGAGATGAATTACTTTTTTCTGATTACGATTATTGCTTAAATCTTGGTGGTTTTTCTAATATCTCATTTCATGAGGATGGTAAAAGAATTGCGTATGATGTTTGTCCGGTAAATATTGTGCTGAATAAATATGCAAAGGAATTAGGTTTTGAGTATGATGATAAAGGACAAATTGCAGCAAACGGAACTTATTTAATGCAGTTAGAGTCAGATTTAAGATTGTTGGATTATTATCAGCAAAAACCACCAAAATCTTTAGGTTTGGAGTGGGTGCAAAAAGAAATTTTTCCAAGATTAGAATCCATAAAAAGAAAACCAGAAGATTTATTAAGAACATTTACAGATCATGTTGCTTGGGCAATTGCGGCAGTTTTGCCTAAAAATGCAAGAGTTTTGGTTACGGGTGGAGGTGCTTTTAATGAGTATTTAATAAATAAAGTAAGAGCAGAAAAAGAAGTAGAACTTATTGTTCCTGGTCATCAATTAATAAATTTTAAAGAAGCACTTATTTTTGCTTTTTTAGGTTTGTTAAAAAGTCAGGGCAAGGTAAATTGTTTGAGTTCTGTAACAGGTGCAAGTGAAAATCATTCTTCTGGAGAGGTTTTTTACCCAAAGTTATAA
- a CDS encoding acyl-CoA dehydrogenase produces the protein MDFSLTEEHIMIRDAARDFAQTELLPGVIERDNKQEFPNELVKKMGNLGFLGIMVDPKYGGSGMDAISYVLIMEELSKIDASASVIVSVNNSLVCYGLEAYANEEQKQKYLTKLATGEFVGAFCLSEPEAGSDATSQATTAIDKGDHYIINGTKNWITSGGRADVYLVIAQTDREKGHRGINAFIVEKGTEGFHVGPKEDKLGIRGSDTHTLQFNDVKVPKENRIGEDGFGFKFAMKTLSGGRIGIAAQALGIAAGAYELALKYSKQRKAFGTEICNHQAIAFKLADMHTEIEAARMLVMKAAWDKDQGNNYDMSSAMAKLYASKVAMEHTVEAVQIHGGNGFVKDYHVERLMRDAKITQIYEGTSEIQKIVISRGIIKG, from the coding sequence ATGGATTTTAGTTTAACAGAAGAACACATCATGATTCGAGATGCCGCAAGAGACTTTGCGCAAACAGAATTATTACCAGGCGTAATAGAAAGAGACAACAAACAAGAATTTCCAAATGAACTAGTCAAAAAAATGGGAAATCTTGGTTTTCTTGGTATTATGGTAGATCCAAAATATGGAGGAAGCGGAATGGATGCTATTTCTTACGTATTAATTATGGAAGAACTTTCTAAAATCGATGCATCCGCTTCTGTTATCGTTTCCGTAAACAACTCTTTAGTTTGTTACGGACTAGAAGCATATGCCAATGAAGAACAAAAGCAAAAATATTTAACAAAATTAGCAACAGGAGAATTTGTTGGCGCATTCTGTTTAAGCGAACCAGAAGCAGGCTCAGATGCAACCTCACAAGCAACAACTGCAATAGACAAAGGAGACCACTATATCATTAACGGAACCAAAAACTGGATTACAAGTGGCGGACGTGCAGATGTGTATTTAGTAATTGCACAAACAGACAGAGAAAAAGGGCACCGAGGCATCAATGCATTTATTGTAGAAAAAGGAACAGAAGGGTTTCACGTAGGTCCAAAAGAAGACAAATTAGGAATTCGTGGTTCAGACACACACACTTTACAATTTAACGATGTAAAAGTACCAAAAGAAAACAGAATTGGCGAAGACGGTTTTGGATTTAAGTTTGCCATGAAAACACTTTCTGGCGGAAGAATTGGTATTGCAGCTCAAGCTTTAGGTATTGCAGCTGGCGCATACGAATTAGCTTTAAAATACTCTAAACAACGTAAAGCCTTCGGTACAGAAATTTGCAATCACCAAGCAATTGCCTTTAAATTAGCAGACATGCACACAGAAATAGAAGCAGCAAGAATGCTGGTTATGAAAGCTGCCTGGGATAAAGACCAAGGTAATAATTACGACATGTCTAGCGCAATGGCAAAACTCTACGCAAGTAAAGTAGCTATGGAACACACCGTAGAAGCGGTTCAAATTCACGGAGGAAACGGTTTTGTAAAAGACTACCACGTAGAACGCTTAATGAGAGATGCAAAAATTACACAGATCTATGAAGGCACTTCCGAGATTCAGAAAATTGTAATCTCTCGTGGAATTATCAAAGGTTAA
- a CDS encoding tRNA pseudouridine(38-40) synthase TruA, whose amino-acid sequence MKYSFSYIVRLQFLGFRFSGWQKQTNAKTLHDMVDKTLSFVFEDIHYKTIGVGRTDAKVSANTYYIQMFTDKIVEEDTFIESLNANFSPDFKAISIQKVDRGFNVINAPKIKEYHYYFSFGEKNHPFSAPFIVNVDENLDLETMQEAAKLFAGEHYFHKYCTRPSEKTIFKRIIDSCEIIENDVLTANFFPEKSYIFKVRGKGFLRYQIRLMMATLFEVGKGNLDLQFIEASLKEDNDKKYMRNNAPSSGLQLYDIELEV is encoded by the coding sequence ATGAAATATTCATTTTCTTATATAGTGAGGTTACAATTTCTTGGTTTCCGGTTTTCTGGATGGCAAAAACAAACAAATGCTAAAACTTTGCACGATATGGTAGATAAAACCTTGTCTTTTGTTTTTGAAGACATTCATTATAAGACGATTGGAGTGGGGCGGACGGATGCTAAAGTTTCTGCAAATACATACTATATTCAGATGTTTACAGATAAAATAGTGGAGGAGGATACTTTTATAGAATCTTTAAATGCTAATTTTTCACCAGATTTTAAGGCGATTTCTATACAAAAGGTAGATAGAGGTTTTAATGTAATTAACGCTCCGAAGATTAAAGAGTATCATTATTACTTCTCTTTTGGTGAGAAAAACCATCCTTTTTCTGCGCCTTTTATTGTAAATGTTGATGAAAATCTAGATTTAGAAACGATGCAAGAAGCGGCGAAGTTGTTTGCTGGTGAGCATTATTTTCATAAATACTGTACAAGGCCTTCAGAAAAAACGATATTTAAAAGAATAATTGACTCTTGTGAAATTATAGAGAACGATGTTTTAACGGCTAATTTTTTTCCAGAGAAGTCTTATATATTTAAGGTAAGAGGAAAGGGATTTTTGCGTTATCAGATTCGATTGATGATGGCGACGTTGTTTGAAGTTGGAAAAGGAAATTTGGATTTGCAGTTTATTGAAGCTTCTTTGAAAGAGGATAATGATAAAAAGTATATGAGAAATAATGCGCCCTCCTCTGGTTTGCAATTGTATGATATTGAGTTGGAGGTGTAG
- a CDS encoding outer membrane beta-barrel protein gives MKKVIFTLLLATSLIATAQENEDKGTFTLSGTVDVYGTTNFTRDSGTPGILIAAPENANAFGLGFANTVFAYEKGKAGVVADIAFGPRADDANMAGAINQLYAYYNVSDKLTITAGQFNTFLGYEVINPSANFNYTVSYLFNAGPFSHTGVKADYAVSEDLSFMLAVTNAHGISSADGNLTDDTQLGAQVGYKGQYLNFITGAVSAGGATDWIFLDYTGGFDLTDTFYVGINAAYADSSDANEGYQGVALYLQNAFSDKFSLGLRPELFTTSAGSVDSNVTAFTLTSNINLTSNLKFITDLRFDNSDDYIIEAFPTKKNTSTLTMAAVYSF, from the coding sequence ATGAAAAAAGTAATTTTCACATTATTATTAGCAACCAGCCTAATAGCTACAGCTCAAGAAAACGAAGACAAAGGAACTTTTACATTAAGCGGTACAGTAGATGTATACGGCACAACTAATTTTACAAGAGACTCTGGAACTCCAGGAATATTAATTGCAGCTCCAGAAAATGCAAATGCATTTGGTTTAGGATTTGCAAACACCGTATTTGCTTACGAAAAAGGTAAAGCTGGTGTTGTTGCAGATATTGCTTTTGGACCAAGAGCAGATGATGCAAACATGGCAGGAGCAATTAATCAATTATACGCTTACTACAACGTATCTGATAAATTAACAATTACAGCAGGTCAATTCAATACTTTTTTAGGATATGAAGTTATCAATCCTTCAGCAAACTTTAACTACACAGTATCTTACCTATTTAACGCAGGTCCTTTTTCTCATACAGGAGTAAAAGCAGACTACGCAGTTTCTGAAGACTTATCTTTTATGTTAGCTGTAACAAACGCACATGGAATTTCTAGCGCAGACGGAAATCTTACTGATGACACTCAGTTAGGTGCTCAAGTAGGATATAAAGGTCAATATTTAAACTTTATTACAGGTGCTGTAAGTGCTGGCGGAGCAACAGACTGGATATTTTTAGACTACACAGGTGGTTTCGATTTAACAGACACTTTTTATGTAGGTATAAACGCTGCTTACGCAGACTCTAGTGACGCTAACGAAGGATACCAAGGTGTAGCACTATACTTACAAAATGCTTTTTCTGACAAATTCTCTTTAGGATTAAGACCAGAACTTTTTACAACTAGCGCAGGAAGCGTAGATAGCAATGTAACTGCTTTCACTTTAACCTCTAACATCAACTTAACAAGCAACTTAAAATTTATAACTGATTTAAGGTTTGATAATTCTGACGATTATATTATCGAAGCTTTTCCAACAAAGAAAAACACTTCTACCTTAACAATGGCAGCAGTTTATTCTTTCTAA